One part of the Vicia villosa cultivar HV-30 ecotype Madison, WI linkage group LG6, Vvil1.0, whole genome shotgun sequence genome encodes these proteins:
- the LOC131614951 gene encoding UBP1-associated protein 2C-like, which produces MENVKKRKLEETENKSESSSNIEIRSLVECIPKPQLVDLLSKLGCQNPSIAEQIKTIAAPYVAAFDRKIFVSSLNYVTETSTLRQKFQEYGEIENAIVIRDRVTGKSKGYGFVTYKDIQSVNNALSKPKIVIDGASVACRLADDGQRVSHRKLFIGNLPPIFTNENLCDKFKMHGEIEEAIVCKNPIGEWKNRYGFVTYKTVEAAKKAIDYNDLHEGSMTVKYADSQSRPPLPGGVASRAVLPMTSGPGYVRPQNVDVNYGARNGYTYPQSAAVLPYAAPPYPQSAAVPPSDAPPYPQSAAVPTYAAPPYPQSAEVPPSAAPPYPQSAAVPTYAAPPYQTNGQGPYPHVSAVTGQFGHQYYYNNPYPNQ; this is translated from the exons atggaaaacgtgaagaAGAGAAAATTGGAGGAGACAGAAAACAAAAGTGAATCTTCTTCCAATATAGAGATTCGAAGTCTCGTTGAATGTATTCCTAAACCTCAACTTGTTGATCTTCTTTCTAAACT AGGGTGTCAAAATCCTTCTATTGCAGAACAAATCAAAACTATTGCAGCTCCTTATGTTGCGGCTTTCGATCGAAAGATTTTCGTTAGCAGCTTGAACTACGTTACAGAAACATCTACTTTGAGACAG AAATTTCAAGAGTATGGAGAAATTGAGAATGCAATTGTGATTCGTGATAGAGTCACGGGAAAATCCAAGGGCTATGGATTTGTCACTTACAAAGATATTCAATCAGTTAATAATGCATTGAGCAAACCTAAGATTGTTATTGAT GGGGCATCGGTTGCATGTCGTCTAGCTGATGATGGCCAACGAGTTTCGCACAGGAAGCTTTTTATTGGAAACTTACCACCAATTTTTACAAATGAAAACCTGTGCGACAAATTTAAGATGCATGGTGAAATAGAGGAAGCAATTGTATGCAAGAATCCAATTGGAGAATGGAAAAA TCGATATGGATTTGTTACGTACAAGACAGTAGAGGCTGCAAAGAAGGCCATAGATTACAATGATCTTCAT GAGGGAAGTATGACTGTAAAATACGCTGATTCGCAGAGTCGGCCACCTTTGCCTGGAGGAGTAGCTTCAAGGGCAGTTCTACCTATGACTTCAGGTCCTGGATACGTGCGgcctcaaaatgttgatgttaatTATGGTGCCCGAAATGGTTATACATACCCTCAAAGTGCGGCAGTACTACCATATGCTGCACCTCCTTACCCCCAAAGTGCTGCAGTGCCACCATCTGATGCACCTCCTTACCCCCAAAGTGCTGCAGTACCAACATATGCTGCACCTCCTTACCCCCAAAGTGCTGAAGTGCCACCATCTGCTGCACCTCCTTACCCCCAAAGTGCTGCAGTACCAACATATGCTGCACCTCCTTATCAAACAAATGGACAGGGTCCTTATCCTCATGTTTCTGCAGTGACAGGCCAATTTGGGCATCAGTATTACTACAACAATCCCTATCCCAACCAatga